In the genome of Mogibacterium neglectum, the window TGCAATCCTATCACCGACTTCCTTCTGCATCATAACCGTGAGGCTCTCAAATCCCGCATTCGCCTCAATCAGCTTAGTGATTATTGGCGTCGTTATATAGTACGGTAGGTTCCCGACTATCCTAGTCTTAGTAAGTCCGCGAGCTCTCATATTTTCGTTCACAACTGATTTGATATCAACTTTTAGAATATCCTCGTGGATAATCTCAAAATTATCGTGTAGCGCAAACTTGGTTCGCAAGATAGGGATTAGCCTATCATCAAGCTCTATTGCGATTACGTAGCCAGCAGCCTCTATGAGCTCTGTTGTAAGTGCACCTTCTCCCGGCCCAATTTCAACAACTAAAGTCTGTTCATCTATTTCACTACCCTCTACTATTTCATCTATTATATTTTGGTCATTTAGGAAGTTCTGCCCGAGGCTCTTCGCGTGCTTGAACCCATGCGGAACTCGTCCGCTACTAGCATTATGCTTCCCTTTGTGTTTTGCTTTATTTCCCAATTTTTTCTCGCTATTTCTCAGTTTTATACTTTAGAATTCAAATTCTTTCTTTGACCTTTATGAGCGTTGCTTCGAGATCCTGTATAGATATCCCAAACCCATTCAGCTTCTTTAAATCCGAGCTCTGCTCCCACATGCTCTCGAAGTACTGCAGCCTTTTGCCCTCCTATGAGCTCTAGTTTGTTAAGATCATGCATAGATATATTCTCTTGTTTGGCACTCTCGGTTATACCATGAACTTTAGTTAACGCCAGCCTGATAGCATCTGGTGCAGCATTCTCGACTCCAATATCGTCATCTTTAATAGCCTCTGATTTAGGCAAATATGCGTGGAGTGCTTTCGTAAATTTTGCCATTAACTTTCGCCTTATCTCCTCGCCAGAATAGTCAGGATCAGTCAGGATAATGATACCTTTCTCCTCATAGGCTTTCTCGATTAGCCCCCATGTCTCACTCGTTATCCCAAATCCATGCGTTGCAATAATTAGCGCATCACAGGCTTTTGCTACGGCATCGATATCGTCACGACCTTCTACGACTATCACTTCGTTTATGCTAAGCTTATCCTCTTTTCCCGAATTATTTGTCTTTTGCATTATCCTTATCCTTTTCGTTAGGAAATACAAATAGGATTTCATCTGGGTTAACAAGCCTTAGCTGCTTTCTAGCCTGTTCCTCTATATACTCCTTGCTGTTTACATTCCTAAGCTCAATTTTGAGTTCTTTTCTCTGCTCTATAAGCTCTTTCTGCTTATTCTTAAGCCTTCTGTTCTCTAGTTCGAGCTTGACGATGTTACGAACCGACGCTGCAAGCAACAGCAAAACTACAGCCGCAATTATCAAATTACGCCTGTTTGCAGGTTTTGAAAAAATTCCTCTTGAGCTCGATCTCTGCTTTCTTTGTTTTTTCCTAGTTTCTAGCCTAGTTTCTCTGCTTTCAGCTGAGACCGTGGTCACCCTCTCGGATGACCTCATCTCTCTGTTCTTCTTTTTGCTTTTGCTCATTAAAATCCGTCGTCCCCATAATTAGAATATGTAGCTCCATGGGTCCACTGCCTTTCCTCCAACATGAACCTCGAAGTGGAGGTGGGCTCCAGTGCTTCGACCCGTATTTCCTACGGCTGCAATCACTTGTTCCTTATACACCTTATCACCTACACTTACATTTATCTTACTGCAGTGTCCATAGAGTGTTTCCTGCCCGTTATCATGCTTGATAATTACACAGTTTCCATA includes:
- the rsmA gene encoding 16S rRNA (adenine(1518)-N(6)/adenine(1519)-N(6))-dimethyltransferase RsmA; protein product: MGNKAKHKGKHNASSGRVPHGFKHAKSLGQNFLNDQNIIDEIVEGSEIDEQTLVVEIGPGEGALTTELIEAAGYVIAIELDDRLIPILRTKFALHDNFEIIHEDILKVDIKSVVNENMRARGLTKTRIVGNLPYYITTPIITKLIEANAGFESLTVMMQKEVGDRIAAEPGTKLAGAITYAVHYRCTVDKICDVSRESFYPVPKVDSVVLRLNMRDELAVQVNDDNNFFRCIKAGFSMRRKTLLNSLQALDDVDKDVIKCALESANIDPSRRAETLTMEEFAELSNSIWKE
- the rnmV gene encoding ribonuclease M5, with protein sequence MQKTNNSGKEDKLSINEVIVVEGRDDIDAVAKACDALIIATHGFGITSETWGLIEKAYEEKGIIILTDPDYSGEEIRRKLMAKFTKALHAYLPKSEAIKDDDIGVENAAPDAIRLALTKVHGITESAKQENISMHDLNKLELIGGQKAAVLREHVGAELGFKEAEWVWDIYTGSRSNAHKGQRKNLNSKV
- a CDS encoding FtsB family cell division protein → MSKSKKKNREMRSSERVTTVSAESRETRLETRKKQRKQRSSSRGIFSKPANRRNLIIAAVVLLLLAASVRNIVKLELENRRLKNKQKELIEQRKELKIELRNVNSKEYIEEQARKQLRLVNPDEILFVFPNEKDKDNAKDK